GCCGTGCCGAACCGCGCTGGTTGCTGTTCGGGTTGCTGATCGGTGCCGGCCTGCTCACCAAGGGACCGGTGATGCTGCTGCACATCGCGTTTCCCTGGTTGCTGGGCCCGATGTGGAACGACTGGGCCCGCGAAAACCGCCGCCGCTGGTACACGTGCGGGGGCCTGGCGATGCTGCTCGGCCTGGCGATGCTGCTGGCCTGGGCAATTCCTGCCGGTTTCAGCGGTGGCGATGCCTACCGTCACCGCCTGTTCTTCACGCAAACCGCCGGACGCGTGGTGAAGGAGGTACAGACGGATCAGAAGCTGCAAAGCCATCCACGCTGGTTCGGCTGGTACCTGGTATGGCTGCCGATGCTGCTGTTTCCATTTAGTGGCTGGCCGCGGGTATGGGTGGCATTGGGTGCGCTGCGCAAGCCGCTGGATCACGGTCTGCGTTTTGCGTTGTGCTGGTTGGTGCCCTCGTTGGTCGTGTTCTCGGTGATCAGCGGCAAACAGTGGTACTACCTGTTGCCGGAATTCGCCGGTTGGATGCTGTTGCTGGCGGGCGCCATTGCCGTGCTGCGCGAGCGGCACGGCAAGCTGGCTGACAACTACTGGTTGGGAAGCTGGCCGCTGGGTCTTGGCAGCATCTTTTTCGCCGGATTCCTGTTTGCCTTGCCCTACCTGACCCAGGGACATCACCTGCACAACGATTGGGTGGAAGGCGCCGCGTCCTATAGTCGCACCTTCAGCGTGATATTCCTGCTGCTCGGCTGCCTGCTGCTGGTGCGCGGACGTGGCGAAATGCGCCGTGTGGCGATTGCCGGCTTGGTTGGCGTGTTGGCACTCAATACCTTGTTCACGCTGACGCTGTGGCGCAAGTACGACCTGACGCCAGCATCGACTGTGATTGCCACTGCCGAAGCCGAAAATCGCGCCATCGCCATCGAGGGCAACTACGAAGGCCAGTTCCATTTCGCCGGACGACTAAGCCAGCCGATCACCGAGCTGTGGGACGGCGAAGCGATGCAGGATTTCGCGAGGAAGCATCCGGACGGCCTGATCATTACCCATCCGGACAAGCTGGAATCCTCCGCCTTGCGTTATGCCGTGTTGGTGCAGCCATTCCGCTCGTCCTGGGTGGAAGTGTGGCCGGCGTCAACGCTGGCCGACCTACGCGCGGGACGCACCCCAGACGAACCTTCGCAACCGCCAACGATCTTTCCTGCCCCGACTGCCCTGCAATACGGTTCGCAACCATGAATGTCGCCCTGATTGCCAGCCTGCGCGCGCAATGCAACGGCCCGCGCGACGGTGCGCTGCTGCGCTTCTCGCTCGGCAACGCTTTATTGGAACAGGGTGACCACGTTGCCGCGGTAGAAGAACTTCGCCGCGCTGTGTCCTTCGATCCCCACTACTCTGCCGCGTGGAAACTGCTAGGCAAAGCCTGCCTAGCCCATGGCGACACCTCCAGCGCAGCGAACGCTTGGCGACAAGGTATCGACATTGCGCGCGAGCGCGGCGACAAGCAGGCAGAGAAAGAGATGACGGTGTTTTTGCGCCGGATCGAAAAGGCCGATTCGTAATCTCGCCTGCTAGTGTGGTGTCTCGCAAGTAACGCGAACAAATTCCGGCGTCTTTCGCCGCGATCCTGCGTTGCTCGTCGTCGCCATAGCGCCCACTATGACTCCTCCTCGCGCCTTGTCTCGCGACGACATCCACTCGGAATTTATTCACGTTACTTGCGAGACACCACACTAGTGATCGTAAGGACTCGGCTGCTTGCCACCCGTATACCGCTTGTAATGCCACTGGTATTGGGCGAACGCGAGGTTCACGCAATTCTCCACGCCACGATTAAGTGCCGTGCAAGCACGGCTTAAATCAGCATCGGTCAAACCTTCTGGCGCAGGTAGGAAGTGGATGCAATAACCCTCGCCACGTGGCACGCGTTCGGCAAAGGCAAACAAAACGATGGAACCTGTGCGCGCGGCAAGTCGTGGTAACAACACCATCGTGGTCGCCTCGCGCCCAAAGAACGGAGCCCATTCGCCTTCGCCTGAACGCGGCTTCTGGTCTGGCAGAATGCCCACCGTACCGCCGGACGCCAACCGCTTGTACAAGGGCCGCACCCCAGCGCCCTCGGCCCGCACCTGTTCCGGCGCCAGCGCGCCGCGCACCTTGCGCAGCAGCGGTTCCACCGCGGCAATGCGCGGCGGGCGATAAAGAATGGCCATCGGCGTCTTGCGGCATAGCCAATAATTGAGCAACTCCCAGCACCCCAGGTGCGGCGCCGCGATGATCACACCCTTGCCGGAAGCCAGTGCGGCATCAAACAAGGCTTCGCCACGCACTTCGCGCACCAAGCCCAGTGCGCGCTCTGCACCCGCGCCCCAGATTTTCACAATCTCGGTGAAGGACTTACCGCTCTCCATCAGCGCTTCGCGCACCAACGCCGCCCGCGTCGGCTCGCCAAGATCCGGCCGGGCAATCGACAGGTTCACCGCCGTATCGCGTGCCATCCTGCCGTGTTGCTTCAGCGCCAGCAGTCCAAGCCCTGCACCCACGGCCTGCAACCAGCGCAGGGGCAGCAGGCCGAACAAGCGCAGCAGCAGGTAGATAAGGTAGATAT
The sequence above is a segment of the Dyella sp. M7H15-1 genome. Coding sequences within it:
- a CDS encoding lipid A biosynthesis acyltransferase; the encoded protein is MRPDIYLIYLLLRLFGLLPLRWLQAVGAGLGLLALKQHGRMARDTAVNLSIARPDLGEPTRAALVREALMESGKSFTEIVKIWGAGAERALGLVREVRGEALFDAALASGKGVIIAAPHLGCWELLNYWLCRKTPMAILYRPPRIAAVEPLLRKVRGALAPEQVRAEGAGVRPLYKRLASGGTVGILPDQKPRSGEGEWAPFFGREATTMVLLPRLAARTGSIVLFAFAERVPRGEGYCIHFLPAPEGLTDADLSRACTALNRGVENCVNLAFAQYQWHYKRYTGGKQPSPYDH
- a CDS encoding tetratricopeptide repeat protein — protein: MNVALIASLRAQCNGPRDGALLRFSLGNALLEQGDHVAAVEELRRAVSFDPHYSAAWKLLGKACLAHGDTSSAANAWRQGIDIARERGDKQAEKEMTVFLRRIEKADS
- a CDS encoding glycosyltransferase family 39 protein; protein product: MKSYRRSEDLRALWPWLPLWTLGALIAIFSHGPMPLYSTRTLAVAWEMWHEHHWLVPHINGEPYSEKVPLLFWLIHAGWFVFGVSDVWPRVLEVIFGATQLVLVSVLARRLFPNRPWVAKAAPWMLLALSYAFLFGLQIMYEVLLVDCVLGALLCLTPKTRRAEPRWLLFGLLIGAGLLTKGPVMLLHIAFPWLLGPMWNDWARENRRRWYTCGGLAMLLGLAMLLAWAIPAGFSGGDAYRHRLFFTQTAGRVVKEVQTDQKLQSHPRWFGWYLVWLPMLLFPFSGWPRVWVALGALRKPLDHGLRFALCWLVPSLVVFSVISGKQWYYLLPEFAGWMLLLAGAIAVLRERHGKLADNYWLGSWPLGLGSIFFAGFLFALPYLTQGHHLHNDWVEGAASYSRTFSVIFLLLGCLLLVRGRGEMRRVAIAGLVGVLALNTLFTLTLWRKYDLTPASTVIATAEAENRAIAIEGNYEGQFHFAGRLSQPITELWDGEAMQDFARKHPDGLIITHPDKLESSALRYAVLVQPFRSSWVEVWPASTLADLRAGRTPDEPSQPPTIFPAPTALQYGSQP